A DNA window from Helianthus annuus cultivar XRQ/B chromosome 15, HanXRQr2.0-SUNRISE, whole genome shotgun sequence contains the following coding sequences:
- the LOC110911265 gene encoding glycosyltransferase BC10 isoform X2 encodes MKRKPVSARLRNKWKTKVFAVVLVGFCISTVLLMEAQYRQIGASSSRFSLFDRKPKIAFLFLARNRLPLDLLWHEFFEGGNENRFSIYVHSRPGFLLNKLTTRSTYFLDRQVNNSIQIYWGEASMIQAEIILLQHALMDPSNERFAFLSDSCIPLYNFSYTYDYIMSTSTSFVDSFADTKEGRYNPKMDPVIPANHWRKGSQWVILTRKHAEIIVKDDVVFPMFQQHCQRKSLPEFWRDRPVPADNSKEHNCIPDEHYVATLLAQKGLEGELTRRSLTHTSWDISSSKGRERQGWHPVTYKLADATPMLVQSIKDIDNIYYETEYRREWCTSKGKPAPCFLFARKFTRPAAMRLLKMSALGVSKEGSSYSFMR; translated from the exons ATGAAA CGGAAGCCTGTTTCTGCTAGGTTACGAAACAAATGGAAGACGAAGGTGTTTGCAGTGGTTTTAGTAGGTTTTTGTATCTCTACGGTTTTGTTAATGGAGGCACAGTACAGACAAATCGGTGCGTCTTCTTCCAGATTTTCTCTGTTCGATCGAAAACCTAAAATCGCCTTCTTATTTCTCGCTCGAAATCGGCTTCCGCTTGACCTCCTTTGGCATGAATTCTTCGAG GGAGGGAATGAAAATCGTTTTTCGATTTACGTTCATTCTAGGCCCGGTTTCCTACTTAACAAATTGACAACAAGATCTACTTATTTTTTGGACCGGCAAGTTAATAATAGCATACAG ATATATTGGGGAGAAGCAAGCATGATACAAGCTGAGATTATTTTGCTTCAACATGCACTTATGGATCCTTCTAATGAACGATTTGCTTTCCTTTCAGACAG TTGTATTCCTTTGTACAACTTTAGCTACACATACGATTACATAATGTCAACATCAACTAGCTTCGTAGACAG CTTTGCTGATACAAAGGAAGGTCGTTACAATCCTAAAATGGATCCGGTTATTCCTGCTAACCACTGGAGGAAAGGCTCTCAG TGGGTGATTCTGACCAGAAAGCATGCAGAGATTATTGTAAAAGATGATGTTGTCTTTCCTATGTTTCAGCAGCATTGCCAG AGGAAATCGTTACCTGAGTTTTGGCGGGATCGTCCTGTT CCGGCTGACAATTCGAAGGAGCATAATTGCATACCTGATGAACATTATGTGGCAACATTACTTGCA CAAAAAGGCCTTGAAGGAGAACTCACAAGGAGGAGTTTAACTCACACTTCATGGGATATCTCATCAAGCAAAGGCCGTGAAAGGCAAGGGTGGCATCCCGTCACCTACAAATTGGCTGATGCTACTCCCATGCTTGTTCAATCTATTAAG GATATCGACAATATCTACTATGAGACAGAATACCGAAGAGAATGGTGTACCAGCAAGGGAAAACCGGCCCCTTGCTTTCTTTTTGCTAGGAAATTTACTCGGCCTGCTGCCATGCGTCTTCTTAAAATG TCGGCATTAGGTGTTTCTAAGGAAGGAAGCAGTTACTCTTTCATGAGGTAA
- the LOC110911265 gene encoding glycosyltransferase BC10 isoform X1, with the protein MKRKPVSARLRNKWKTKVFAVVLVGFCISTVLLMEAQYRQIGASSSRFSLFDRKPKIAFLFLARNRLPLDLLWHEFFEGGNENRFSIYVHSRPGFLLNKLTTRSTYFLDRQVNNSIQIYWGEASMIQAEIILLQHALMDPSNERFAFLSDSCIPLYNFSYTYDYIMSTSTSFVDSFADTKEGRYNPKMDPVIPANHWRKGSQWVILTRKHAEIIVKDDVVFPMFQQHCQRKSLPEFWRDRPVPADNSKEHNCIPDEHYVATLLAQKGLEGELTRRSLTHTSWDISSSKGRERQGWHPVTYKLADATPMLVQSIKDIDNIYYETEYRREWCTSKGKPAPCFLFARKFTRPAAMRLLKMSALGVSKEGSSYSFMR; encoded by the exons ATGAAGCGGAAGCCTGTTTCTGCTAGGTTACGAAACAAATGGAAGACGAAGGTGTTTGCAGTGGTTTTAGTAGGTTTTTGTATCTCTACGGTTTTGTTAATGGAGGCACAGTACAGACAAATCGGTGCGTCTTCTTCCAGATTTTCTCTGTTCGATCGAAAACCTAAAATCGCCTTCTTATTTCTCGCTCGAAATCGGCTTCCGCTTGACCTCCTTTGGCATGAATTCTTCGAG GGAGGGAATGAAAATCGTTTTTCGATTTACGTTCATTCTAGGCCCGGTTTCCTACTTAACAAATTGACAACAAGATCTACTTATTTTTTGGACCGGCAAGTTAATAATAGCATACAG ATATATTGGGGAGAAGCAAGCATGATACAAGCTGAGATTATTTTGCTTCAACATGCACTTATGGATCCTTCTAATGAACGATTTGCTTTCCTTTCAGACAG TTGTATTCCTTTGTACAACTTTAGCTACACATACGATTACATAATGTCAACATCAACTAGCTTCGTAGACAG CTTTGCTGATACAAAGGAAGGTCGTTACAATCCTAAAATGGATCCGGTTATTCCTGCTAACCACTGGAGGAAAGGCTCTCAG TGGGTGATTCTGACCAGAAAGCATGCAGAGATTATTGTAAAAGATGATGTTGTCTTTCCTATGTTTCAGCAGCATTGCCAG AGGAAATCGTTACCTGAGTTTTGGCGGGATCGTCCTGTT CCGGCTGACAATTCGAAGGAGCATAATTGCATACCTGATGAACATTATGTGGCAACATTACTTGCA CAAAAAGGCCTTGAAGGAGAACTCACAAGGAGGAGTTTAACTCACACTTCATGGGATATCTCATCAAGCAAAGGCCGTGAAAGGCAAGGGTGGCATCCCGTCACCTACAAATTGGCTGATGCTACTCCCATGCTTGTTCAATCTATTAAG GATATCGACAATATCTACTATGAGACAGAATACCGAAGAGAATGGTGTACCAGCAAGGGAAAACCGGCCCCTTGCTTTCTTTTTGCTAGGAAATTTACTCGGCCTGCTGCCATGCGTCTTCTTAAAATG TCGGCATTAGGTGTTTCTAAGGAAGGAAGCAGTTACTCTTTCATGAGGTAA
- the LOC110911264 gene encoding oleosin: protein MATTTTYDRHFTTTQPHYRQDDRSRYDQQTHSQSTSRTLAIIALLPVGGILLGLAGLTFIGTLIGLALATPLFVIFSPIIVPAVLTIGLAVTGFLASGTFGLTGLSSLSYLFNMVRQTAGSVPESLDYVKGTLQDAGEYAGQKTKDFGQKIQNTAHEMGDQGQGGQVGVHAQVGGGKEGRKSGDRT from the coding sequence ATGGCTACTACCACCACTTACGACCGTCATTTCACCACCACCCAACCCCACTACCGCCAAGACGACAGATCCCGCTACGACCAGCAAACCCATTCCCAGTCCACCAGCAGGACACTCGCCATCATCGCCCTACTTCCTGTCGGCGGAATCTTACTCGGCTTAGCCGGTCTTACGTTCATCGGGACGCTTATCGGACTCGCCCTCGCCACCCCGCTTTTTGTCATATTCAGCCCGATCATCGTGCCAGCCGTTCTAACAATCGGGCTCGCGGTTACAGGCTTTTTGGCGTCGGGGACGTTCGGGTTGACGGGTTTGAGCTCATTGTCGTATTTGTTCAATATGGTTAGGCAGACGGCCGGGTCGGTGCCCGAGTCCTTGGATTATGTTAAGGGGACGTTGCAGGATGCCGGTGAGTATGCTGGGCAGAAGACAAAGGATTTCGGGCAGAAGATTCAGAACACCGCTCATGAGATGGGTGATCAGGGGCAGGGTGGTCAGGTTGGTGTTCATGCTCAAGTTGGTGGCGGCAAAGAAGGGCGAAAAAGCGGTGATCGGACTTGA